In Nocardia yunnanensis, one DNA window encodes the following:
- a CDS encoding TetR/AcrR family transcriptional regulator, with product MAGRKVLTRTQSQAQTREDLLDAAERLFFAQGCHATSITTIAAEAGRTIGALYSNFDNKEALCLEVIQRALSRELAKLTPALMAAPEDDQERLAVLSNWWARSSSNTALLTLGAEYLITVFRHGAQRGTTAQTLERIIASGRILLEEFIPGDIPRSGPRVDAAVRAIAATGAGLSIGSASGIVTAEESAELLSDTISLWIQRLRDSVSRSAPADA from the coding sequence GTGGCTGGTCGAAAAGTACTGACTCGCACCCAAAGCCAGGCCCAGACCCGAGAAGATCTGCTCGACGCCGCCGAGCGACTGTTCTTCGCACAAGGATGTCACGCCACCTCGATCACAACGATCGCCGCTGAGGCCGGACGCACCATCGGCGCGCTCTACAGCAACTTCGACAACAAGGAGGCGCTGTGCCTCGAGGTGATCCAGCGCGCGCTGTCTCGGGAGCTGGCGAAGCTGACACCCGCGCTCATGGCGGCGCCGGAGGACGATCAGGAGCGGTTGGCGGTGCTCTCGAACTGGTGGGCGCGCTCCTCCAGCAACACCGCACTGCTCACCCTCGGAGCGGAATACCTGATCACGGTATTCCGGCACGGGGCGCAGCGCGGGACCACTGCCCAGACGCTCGAGCGAATCATCGCATCCGGCCGAATCCTGTTGGAGGAGTTCATTCCCGGGGATATTCCGCGATCCGGGCCGCGCGTGGACGCCGCCGTGCGCGCGATCGCGGCCACGGGCGCGGGGCTGTCCATCGGCAGCGCATCGGGCATCGTCACCGCGGAGGAATCCGCCGAGTTGTTGAGCGACACCATCAGCCTGTGGATTCAACGGCTCCGCGATTCCGTCTCGCGGAGCGCGCCTGCCGACGCATGA
- a CDS encoding FadR/GntR family transcriptional regulator, which yields MPDLPRIARNTTLSQRVADELRSRISSGEWPVGTKIPPEPELIEALGVSRSTVREAVRSLAQVRMLETRPGDGTYVRADNPLQFPLLDRIARAQVRDVLEIRAMLEEYAARLAAQRCTPEGARRLRELLTGIDTAAAQAHSFADLLPAGLALFRGMSEVTGNEFLAELYQHMAAEPVDQLADNPVGNAYLARWRAQIGDLVDAIADNDPARAERTVRALQTDALHEMP from the coding sequence GTGCCCGATCTCCCCCGGATTGCCCGTAACACCACCCTGTCGCAGCGTGTTGCCGACGAATTGCGTTCTCGGATTTCCTCGGGAGAATGGCCGGTCGGAACCAAGATCCCGCCCGAGCCGGAGCTGATCGAGGCGCTGGGAGTCAGCCGCAGCACCGTACGGGAGGCGGTGCGGTCGCTGGCGCAGGTGCGGATGCTCGAAACCCGTCCCGGAGACGGCACCTACGTGCGGGCGGACAATCCGCTGCAATTTCCGCTGCTGGATCGGATCGCGCGCGCACAGGTGCGCGATGTCCTCGAGATCCGGGCCATGCTCGAGGAATACGCCGCCCGCCTGGCCGCGCAACGCTGCACCCCCGAGGGCGCGCGCAGGCTGCGCGAACTGCTCACCGGCATCGACACCGCTGCCGCGCAAGCACATTCATTCGCCGACCTGCTGCCTGCCGGGCTGGCGCTGTTCCGCGGCATGAGCGAGGTCACCGGCAACGAATTCCTCGCCGAGCTGTACCAGCACATGGCCGCCGAACCCGTCGACCAGCTCGCCGACAACCCAGTCGGCAACGCTTACCTCGCACGGTGGCGTGCGCAAATCGGCGACCTCGTTGATGCCATCGCCGACAACGATCCCGCCCGCGCCGAGCGGACGGTGCGCGCCCTGCAAACCGACGCCCTCCACGAAATGCCCTGA
- a CDS encoding flavin-containing monooxygenase encodes MSVPIDHEVLIIGAGFGGIGAAVQLRKAGIEDFLIIDKNDGIGGTWWANTYPGVAVDIPSIYYSFSYEPPKKWTRMFAPGAEVQQYAEQVVDSFELRSRIRLNTAVAAADWDERHNVWRVELVGGDILVARYVIGAIGALEVPSLPDIPGFDSYGGKIVHTARWDHDFDYAGKRIAVIGTGATALQLIPEMADIARNLTVFQRTPIWVAPKPDFPIPPAVRSVLLNVSPLRRAVRAAVTVGIDFGLTGIGVFHDRVPFLAQALERGGAAGYRAWLRGEPELAEQLTPHYAPGCKRPSVSNRYLKTFTQPHVQLVTTPITKITENGVMTEDGIEHEIDVLVCATGFKVMGKGTTPPFPTRGVGGTDLNGFWDEHKFQAYQGVSVPGFPNFFMITGPYGFAAGSYLAMIECTSRHAARAIGESRRRGATRIEIKQQAHDAYYDKYRQRAEKTLWLSDACEGSNTYYVNYQGDAAAIRPSTHLEMWWGNKHFPLDHYRYARSMAAVETSDRALASV; translated from the coding sequence ATGAGCGTGCCCATCGACCACGAAGTGCTCATCATCGGAGCCGGTTTCGGCGGTATCGGCGCCGCGGTCCAGCTGCGCAAGGCGGGCATCGAAGACTTTCTGATCATCGACAAGAACGACGGCATCGGCGGCACCTGGTGGGCCAATACCTATCCCGGTGTGGCCGTGGACATTCCGTCGATCTACTACAGCTTTTCTTATGAGCCGCCCAAGAAGTGGACGCGCATGTTCGCTCCCGGCGCGGAGGTGCAGCAGTATGCCGAACAGGTGGTGGACTCCTTCGAGCTGCGTTCGCGTATCCGGCTGAATACCGCCGTGGCCGCAGCGGATTGGGATGAACGGCACAATGTGTGGCGCGTGGAGCTGGTCGGCGGCGACATCCTGGTAGCGAGGTACGTCATCGGCGCGATCGGCGCGCTGGAGGTGCCGTCACTGCCCGATATCCCCGGCTTCGACAGCTACGGCGGCAAGATCGTCCACACCGCGCGGTGGGATCACGACTTCGACTACGCGGGCAAGCGGATCGCGGTCATCGGAACCGGTGCCACCGCGCTGCAGCTGATCCCGGAGATGGCCGATATCGCCCGGAATCTGACGGTCTTTCAGCGCACGCCCATCTGGGTCGCGCCCAAGCCGGACTTTCCGATTCCGCCCGCGGTCCGATCGGTATTGCTGAACGTGTCACCGCTGCGGCGTGCGGTGCGTGCCGCGGTCACTGTCGGAATCGACTTCGGCCTCACCGGTATCGGCGTGTTCCACGATCGGGTGCCGTTCCTGGCGCAGGCCCTCGAGCGGGGCGGCGCAGCCGGGTATCGAGCCTGGCTCCGAGGGGAGCCCGAACTCGCCGAACAGCTGACCCCGCACTACGCGCCGGGCTGCAAGCGCCCGTCGGTGTCCAACCGCTATCTGAAGACCTTCACCCAGCCGCACGTGCAGCTGGTGACCACGCCGATCACCAAGATCACCGAGAACGGCGTGATGACCGAGGACGGTATCGAGCACGAGATCGATGTGCTGGTGTGCGCCACCGGTTTCAAGGTCATGGGCAAGGGCACGACGCCGCCCTTCCCGACCCGCGGCGTCGGCGGCACGGATCTCAACGGCTTCTGGGATGAGCACAAATTCCAGGCGTACCAGGGTGTTTCGGTGCCGGGGTTCCCGAACTTCTTCATGATCACCGGCCCGTACGGGTTCGCCGCGGGCAGCTACCTCGCGATGATCGAATGCACGAGTCGCCATGCCGCCCGCGCGATCGGCGAATCCCGCCGCCGGGGCGCGACGCGGATCGAGATCAAGCAGCAGGCGCACGACGCGTACTACGACAAGTATCGGCAGCGGGCGGAGAAGACGCTGTGGCTGTCGGACGCGTGTGAGGGTTCCAACACCTACTACGTGAACTACCAGGGCGACGCGGCGGCGATCCGCCCCAGCACGCATCTCGAAATGTGGTGGGGCAACAAGCATTTCCCGCTCGACCATTATCGATACGCGCGCAGTATGGCCGCGGTCGAGACCAGCGACCGCGCTCTGGCTTCCGTATGA
- a CDS encoding NAD(P)-binding domain-containing protein, which translates to MTRIVGVLGAGVVGGTLARKLFDAGYEVRVANSGPPEAL; encoded by the coding sequence ATGACTCGGATCGTCGGCGTCCTCGGCGCGGGCGTGGTCGGCGGGACCTTGGCCAGAAAGCTCTTCGACGCGGGATATGAAGTCCGCGTGGCCAATTCGGGACCACCCGAGGCGCTGTGA
- a CDS encoding SDR family NAD(P)-dependent oxidoreductase gives MEVTVVSGAGSGIGRATAQRFARRGSTVIVSDINATTGNETVDLIRAAGGNAVFRRLDVADPEDWEHFASWVCGEFGVPDVVVNNAGILIGGGFLEQTGDDWRRMIQVNMMSPIFGSRIFVQRMAEAGKRGHIVNVASAGAFLPTGVAPSYVTAKAGVWFASQALRAEFGRRKIGVSVVCPGFVRTNLAANGTRGGVGDAGSTAWSDSLAAGQRRLFRSPERVAAAIERAVRWNLSTVPVGTEAWALWYASRLSPATVRGLSGVVRMPLVDKAIEITGKALGAVL, from the coding sequence GTGGAGGTGACAGTGGTGAGCGGCGCCGGAAGCGGGATCGGCCGCGCGACCGCACAGCGGTTCGCGCGCCGTGGCTCCACGGTGATCGTGTCCGATATCAACGCCACGACCGGCAACGAGACCGTCGATCTGATCCGGGCCGCGGGCGGCAATGCCGTGTTCCGTCGTCTGGATGTCGCGGACCCCGAGGACTGGGAGCATTTCGCATCCTGGGTCTGCGGCGAGTTCGGAGTGCCGGACGTGGTGGTCAACAACGCGGGCATCCTGATCGGCGGCGGCTTCCTGGAGCAGACCGGCGACGACTGGCGGCGGATGATCCAGGTCAACATGATGAGCCCGATATTCGGCTCGCGCATCTTTGTGCAGCGTATGGCGGAGGCGGGAAAGCGCGGGCACATCGTCAACGTGGCCTCGGCCGGGGCGTTCCTGCCCACCGGTGTCGCCCCCTCGTATGTGACCGCCAAAGCCGGGGTGTGGTTCGCCTCGCAAGCGCTGCGCGCGGAATTCGGCCGGCGGAAGATCGGCGTGAGCGTCGTCTGTCCCGGCTTCGTCCGGACCAACCTGGCGGCCAATGGAACCCGGGGCGGTGTCGGCGACGCCGGCAGCACTGCGTGGTCCGACAGCCTGGCCGCCGGTCAGCGCCGGCTGTTCCGCTCCCCGGAACGCGTCGCGGCGGCCATCGAACGCGCCGTGCGGTGGAACCTCTCGACCGTTCCCGTCGGTACCGAGGCGTGGGCGCTGTGGTACGCCAGCAGGCTTTCTCCCGCCACCGTCCGCGGATTGAGCGGCGTTGTACGAATGCCCTTGGTGGACAAGGCAATCGAGATCACGGGCAAGGCATTGGGGGCCGTACTGTGA
- a CDS encoding quinone oxidoreductase family protein: MSEQVSRVLVSQLRDWGTTVVVEEAEVAAEAAGGWAVVAMEAAALTHLDLTVMSGRFSYRPTLPFTPGTAGVGRVLSGDPAVRGRRVLIRGAGVGLELPGTWAQRVTVPTSALRVIPERVDAALAATCYSPMTTAWAAAGPVGDIKPGQRVLVTGAAGGVGSMTVQLAARAGAHVIALVRNEADAAAVPPAAAEILTGGADLAARLREHGGVDVVLDTVGGDTVPTVLPAIEPGGRVVMIGYVGGKTLTVDLPTLLAADVALLPMNMVRRHVPDDVFDTLLTELGAGTLTLQTNTYPFTGINEALAARTSGSIKGTLALIM, from the coding sequence ATGAGCGAGCAGGTATCGCGGGTGCTGGTATCGCAACTGCGCGATTGGGGTACGACGGTTGTGGTGGAGGAGGCCGAGGTGGCGGCCGAGGCAGCCGGGGGGTGGGCTGTGGTTGCGATGGAGGCCGCCGCGCTCACCCATCTCGACCTCACGGTGATGTCGGGGCGCTTCTCCTACCGACCCACGCTGCCGTTCACGCCTGGCACCGCCGGTGTGGGCCGGGTGCTCAGTGGTGATCCCGCGGTGCGCGGGCGGCGGGTACTGATCCGGGGTGCCGGGGTCGGGCTCGAACTGCCTGGCACCTGGGCTCAGCGGGTCACCGTGCCCACGTCCGCATTGCGGGTGATCCCCGAGCGGGTCGATGCGGCACTGGCGGCGACGTGTTACTCGCCGATGACCACTGCGTGGGCCGCGGCGGGGCCCGTCGGTGACATCAAGCCCGGTCAGCGGGTGCTGGTAACCGGTGCCGCCGGCGGCGTCGGATCGATGACCGTGCAGCTTGCGGCCCGCGCCGGCGCTCACGTCATCGCTCTGGTCCGCAACGAGGCCGACGCTGCCGCCGTACCCCCGGCGGCCGCTGAGATCCTCACCGGTGGTGCGGATCTGGCGGCGCGGCTGCGCGAGCACGGCGGCGTCGATGTCGTGCTCGACACCGTCGGCGGGGACACCGTCCCCACCGTGTTGCCGGCGATCGAGCCAGGTGGCCGGGTCGTCATGATCGGCTATGTCGGTGGCAAGACCCTGACCGTGGACCTGCCGACGCTGCTGGCCGCCGATGTCGCTCTGCTGCCGATGAACATGGTCCGCCGCCACGTCCCCGACGACGTGTTCGACACTCTGCTCACCGAACTCGGCGCGGGTACCCTTACTCTCCAGACCAATACCTACCCCTTCACCGGTATCAATGAAGCCCTGGCTGCCCGGACGAGCGGATCGATCAAAGGCACTCTGGCACTGATCATGTGA
- a CDS encoding alpha/beta hydrolase, translating to MRVAHSVLKATIRPFVDRYFALAENGPLRGARAFRLANFAEILAVPLIPPRGTLRRSVSFGRFRAEWLWHRDDPGPDATGRGAILYLHGGAFTAGGLHSHRRLAARIARASGVALLNVDYRQLPKGHLLDSIDDAVTAYEHLLAQGFPPQRIAFAGDSAGGGLAFAAALAVRERGLPMPAAIAAIAPYADFDPATRAAHPNNERDAVLSAYSLSVPPSVGFAGDGRIDPRWSPVNHEFTGMPPALIQVGNTEVLLSDTELLATRHAAAAVPLTVQIWDNAIHVFQAGADLLPEARAAIAEIGAFVRGILEAGGQAAAESTRTLDRGPA from the coding sequence ATGCGGGTGGCGCACTCGGTGTTGAAGGCAACGATCCGTCCCTTCGTCGATCGGTACTTCGCCTTGGCCGAGAACGGCCCGTTGCGCGGGGCACGGGCATTCCGACTGGCGAACTTCGCTGAAATCCTTGCCGTGCCGTTGATTCCACCGCGCGGGACACTGCGGCGATCGGTGTCGTTCGGCCGGTTCCGCGCCGAATGGCTCTGGCACCGTGACGATCCGGGCCCGGACGCCACCGGCCGCGGCGCGATCCTGTACCTCCATGGCGGTGCCTTCACCGCGGGGGGACTGCACAGCCATCGTCGGCTCGCCGCGCGCATCGCCCGCGCCAGCGGGGTAGCGCTGCTGAATGTGGACTACCGCCAACTGCCCAAAGGTCATTTGCTCGACAGCATCGACGACGCGGTCACCGCCTACGAACATCTACTCGCGCAAGGGTTTCCACCGCAGCGGATCGCTTTCGCGGGCGACTCCGCGGGTGGCGGATTGGCCTTCGCGGCCGCACTCGCGGTGCGCGAACGCGGCCTTCCGATGCCGGCCGCGATCGCCGCGATCGCTCCGTACGCCGACTTCGATCCCGCGACCCGCGCTGCGCATCCCAATAACGAGCGCGACGCTGTGCTCTCGGCGTACAGCCTATCGGTGCCGCCCTCGGTCGGATTCGCAGGAGACGGCCGAATCGATCCGCGATGGTCGCCGGTGAACCACGAGTTCACCGGCATGCCGCCCGCCCTGATCCAGGTCGGCAACACCGAGGTGCTTCTGTCCGATACCGAACTGCTCGCCACTCGCCATGCGGCCGCCGCGGTGCCTTTGACCGTTCAGATCTGGGACAACGCCATCCACGTGTTCCAGGCCGGCGCCGATCTACTGCCCGAGGCGCGCGCGGCGATCGCCGAGATCGGCGCCTTCGTGCGCGGCATTCTCGAAGCGGGCGGTCAGGCCGCAGCGGAGTCGACGCGGACTCTCGACCGAGGACCAGCATGA
- a CDS encoding lipase family protein, translating into MVLLCAAAGIGSASPDFPPTFPSDQNQLPQLPSEPSIYAQLPIPTPAQDPWYDDPADLGDYAPGQIVRSREVQTRLLGIPFPVYTKQLLFRSNDVHDNPIVTATSVIVPGIPWIGSPRPVVSFQEAIDSTDSSCNPSHTLQVGTMKESALLQYWLEQGFAINIPDFDGKFNTFVTFAEGKMVLDSLRAMKNDPTLGLSDSGIALYGYSGGGSGSMRAAELRASYAPDVRLLGVAAGGVPADLTRQVDYAMVKQPGLAGIGNFTMWLGFAGFSREYPEAFPLADMLTTEGQQLVKDVSSRCYATIALTGFYRPIGEYFQPGKSLDDFPEAVKVLRENSLGKTIPDIPILWWHGMWDEVLPPSEALPTVNDYWNRGADLRFYTVPAPEHVVNAITGWFPAVAWTSAILRGLSPGPKFKADFQPLPPGFPGT; encoded by the coding sequence ATGGTCCTGCTGTGCGCCGCCGCCGGTATCGGGTCGGCGTCTCCGGACTTCCCGCCGACCTTCCCGTCGGATCAGAATCAGCTCCCGCAATTGCCTTCCGAGCCTTCGATTTACGCTCAGCTGCCGATCCCGACACCTGCGCAGGATCCGTGGTACGACGATCCGGCCGATCTCGGCGATTACGCGCCCGGCCAGATCGTGCGTAGTCGCGAGGTGCAGACTCGGCTGCTGGGAATTCCGTTCCCGGTGTACACCAAACAGCTGCTCTTTCGCTCCAACGATGTGCACGACAACCCGATCGTCACCGCGACCAGCGTCATCGTCCCGGGAATCCCGTGGATCGGAAGCCCGCGCCCGGTGGTGTCCTTTCAAGAGGCGATCGATTCCACCGACTCCTCGTGCAACCCCTCGCACACCTTGCAGGTCGGCACGATGAAAGAGTCAGCGCTACTGCAGTATTGGCTCGAACAGGGCTTCGCGATCAACATCCCCGACTTCGACGGCAAGTTCAACACCTTCGTCACGTTCGCCGAAGGCAAAATGGTCCTCGACAGCCTGCGGGCGATGAAGAACGACCCCACCCTGGGCCTGTCCGATTCCGGTATCGCCCTCTACGGGTATTCCGGCGGCGGATCGGGATCCATGCGCGCCGCCGAACTGCGTGCGAGCTACGCCCCGGATGTGCGCTTGCTGGGCGTCGCGGCGGGCGGAGTGCCCGCGGACCTGACACGCCAGGTCGATTACGCCATGGTGAAACAACCCGGCCTGGCCGGGATCGGGAACTTCACCATGTGGCTCGGATTCGCGGGCTTCTCCCGTGAATACCCCGAAGCGTTCCCCCTCGCGGACATGCTGACCACCGAAGGCCAGCAGCTCGTCAAGGACGTCTCGAGCCGCTGCTACGCCACCATCGCGCTCACCGGCTTCTACCGCCCGATCGGTGAATACTTCCAACCCGGCAAGAGCCTCGACGACTTCCCCGAAGCGGTCAAGGTGTTGCGCGAGAACAGCCTCGGCAAAACCATCCCGGACATCCCCATCCTCTGGTGGCACGGCATGTGGGACGAAGTGCTGCCACCCTCGGAAGCCCTCCCGACGGTCAACGACTACTGGAACCGCGGCGCGGATCTGCGCTTCTACACCGTTCCCGCGCCCGAGCACGTGGTCAACGCGATCACCGGCTGGTTCCCGGCCGTGGCCTGGACCAGCGCCATCCTGCGCGGCCTGTCCCCGGGCCCGAAATTCAAGGCCGACTTCCAGCCACTGCCGCCCGGCTTCCCCGGAACCTGA
- a CDS encoding SDR family NAD(P)-dependent oxidoreductase, translating into MKTVIITGAGSGIGRETAKLFARKDHRVVVADIDEAGAEATVEQIKADGGEAIAYRLDVRHEHEWEQFARWIGAEFGSADVLVNNAGIMDLGGFVDTTVAQWQRLVDIDLMSVIYGSRAFARQMIDAGVRGHIVNISSGAAFLPSELEPAYGVAKAAVLMATQSLRVELRPHGIGVTAICPGVIRTNLLAHGERNGLSAEEQEKWRAQADAAQTGLAYAGPDKVARVIERSVRNNWAVVPVNPEAWFIYGLIRLSPTLARVVPSVLSFDRAEKLLAVGKPLLDRLSKGKVTA; encoded by the coding sequence GTGAAGACCGTCATCATCACCGGCGCCGGTTCGGGTATCGGCCGCGAGACCGCGAAACTCTTCGCGCGCAAGGATCATCGTGTCGTCGTCGCCGACATCGACGAAGCGGGCGCGGAAGCGACCGTGGAACAGATCAAGGCCGACGGCGGCGAGGCGATCGCCTACCGGCTCGACGTGCGACACGAACACGAGTGGGAACAGTTCGCACGCTGGATCGGCGCCGAGTTCGGCAGCGCGGATGTACTGGTCAACAACGCCGGCATCATGGATCTCGGTGGTTTCGTGGACACCACGGTGGCGCAGTGGCAGCGGCTGGTCGACATCGACCTGATGAGCGTGATCTACGGGTCACGCGCCTTCGCGCGCCAGATGATCGACGCCGGTGTGCGCGGGCATATCGTCAACATCTCCTCGGGCGCGGCCTTCCTGCCCTCGGAACTCGAACCCGCCTACGGCGTCGCGAAGGCCGCGGTTCTCATGGCCACCCAATCGCTGCGCGTGGAGTTGCGCCCCCACGGCATCGGCGTCACCGCCATCTGCCCGGGCGTCATTCGCACCAACCTGCTCGCGCACGGCGAGCGCAACGGCCTCAGCGCCGAGGAGCAGGAGAAGTGGCGAGCTCAGGCCGACGCCGCTCAGACCGGCCTGGCCTACGCCGGACCCGACAAGGTCGCCCGCGTCATCGAACGGTCGGTGCGCAACAACTGGGCCGTCGTGCCCGTCAATCCCGAAGCATGGTTCATCTACGGGCTGATCCGGCTCTCGCCGACGCTGGCCCGCGTCGTCCCCTCGGTCCTGTCCTTCGACCGGGCCGAGAAACTCCTCGCCGTCGGCAAACCTCTGCTGGATCGGCTTTCGAAAGGCAAGGTCACCGCATGA
- a CDS encoding TIGR03619 family F420-dependent LLM class oxidoreductase — translation MRFGVSIPNYGAAVSPDRLTAWAQGSERLGFELAMVTDHLAQPADVRRAYPEDFYESFAVLAYLAAATSTIRLGTSVAVLPLRHPVQTARAIATIDQLSGGRIVFGVGVGGNEQEYHALGLDYARRGAITDEYLTALNQLWTGRKASFQGQFAAFDDLLATPSPHQEAGPQLWFGGGAKPALRRAITHHGTWHPVFPTLETLDAGARHAAGLAEAARAPAPRIAPRIRLSITATPCHEPDRPLGVGSIEQITADLHELAAREIETVVFDPVHHPFFPDAPASRDSARDAHEWAAIEQLATEILDPAFHMEPVAINAS, via the coding sequence ATGCGATTCGGTGTCTCGATACCCAACTACGGCGCGGCCGTCTCCCCCGACCGTCTCACCGCCTGGGCACAGGGCAGTGAGCGACTCGGTTTCGAGCTGGCCATGGTCACCGACCATCTCGCTCAGCCCGCCGACGTACGCCGGGCCTACCCCGAGGACTTCTACGAATCCTTCGCCGTGCTCGCCTATCTGGCGGCGGCCACATCCACGATTCGTCTCGGCACCTCGGTCGCCGTGCTGCCGCTGCGCCATCCGGTGCAGACGGCGCGCGCGATCGCGACCATCGACCAACTGAGCGGTGGGCGAATCGTTTTCGGGGTCGGCGTGGGCGGCAACGAACAGGAATACCACGCCCTGGGACTCGACTACGCCCGACGCGGCGCGATCACCGACGAATACCTCACCGCCCTGAACCAGCTGTGGACCGGCAGGAAGGCGAGCTTCCAGGGACAGTTCGCCGCCTTCGACGACCTGCTCGCCACACCCTCACCGCACCAGGAAGCCGGGCCGCAGCTCTGGTTCGGCGGCGGCGCCAAACCTGCACTGCGCCGGGCGATCACGCATCACGGCACCTGGCATCCAGTTTTTCCCACCCTCGAAACCCTGGACGCCGGCGCGCGTCACGCGGCCGGGCTGGCCGAAGCAGCGCGCGCACCGGCGCCGCGGATCGCACCCCGGATACGGCTGTCGATCACCGCTACACCCTGTCACGAACCCGACCGCCCGCTCGGAGTCGGCTCGATCGAACAAATCACCGCCGACCTCCACGAGCTGGCCGCACGAGAAATCGAGACCGTCGTGTTCGATCCCGTCCACCACCCCTTCTTCCCCGACGCGCCCGCCTCCCGCGACAGCGCCCGCGACGCCCACGAATGGGCCGCGATCGAACAACTGGCCACCGAGATCCTCGACCCCGCCTTTCACATGGAGCCTGTCGCCATCAACGCATCCTGA
- a CDS encoding alpha/beta hydrolase yields MISNDAIAVPGPTIMAELPRRASRRQRAVHALSYATLRRFFELSVHVNERGWLTPAQMLFVTNRFDPIIAPLRPPRGTRLTPVRFEHFRAEWVVPRTVQDLAQMRKPAAILYLHGGGLVSCGLNTHRRLVARIAAAAGVPLLNVDYRQIPEAHVTETVEDCITAYRHLLDQGVPSERIIVAGDSAGGGLAFSLALAARDRGLPMPSALVAIAPWADYDATGKQQHPNDHTEAMLRGAVFAMPTQWGIAVDGRLDPRWSPVSHDFAGMPPALIQVGSGEVLLADTELLARRYAEAGAPLTVQIWEDAVHVFQVAADVLPDARDAIAEIGVFMRDALARAAVAESAAWSQKTSA; encoded by the coding sequence ATGATCAGCAACGACGCGATCGCCGTACCCGGACCGACGATCATGGCCGAGTTGCCGCGCCGTGCGAGCCGACGGCAGCGAGCCGTTCATGCGCTGTCCTACGCGACGCTGCGCCGCTTCTTCGAACTGAGCGTCCATGTCAACGAACGGGGCTGGCTCACCCCCGCGCAAATGCTGTTCGTGACGAACCGTTTCGACCCGATCATCGCGCCGCTGCGCCCGCCGCGCGGCACCCGGCTGACGCCGGTGCGGTTCGAGCACTTCCGTGCCGAGTGGGTGGTTCCGCGCACCGTCCAGGACCTGGCCCAGATGCGGAAGCCGGCCGCGATCCTCTACCTGCATGGTGGGGGCCTGGTCTCATGCGGGCTCAACACCCATCGCCGCTTGGTAGCCCGCATCGCGGCCGCGGCGGGTGTGCCGCTGCTCAACGTCGACTATCGCCAGATCCCGGAGGCCCACGTCACCGAGACCGTCGAGGATTGCATCACCGCCTACCGGCATCTACTCGATCAGGGCGTTCCCTCCGAGCGCATCATCGTTGCCGGCGACTCCGCCGGTGGCGGCCTGGCGTTCTCGCTCGCGCTGGCCGCGCGGGACCGTGGCCTGCCCATGCCGTCCGCGCTCGTGGCGATCGCGCCCTGGGCCGACTACGACGCGACCGGCAAACAGCAGCATCCCAACGACCATACCGAGGCCATGCTGCGCGGCGCCGTGTTCGCTATGCCGACCCAGTGGGGCATCGCCGTCGATGGCCGGCTCGACCCGCGATGGTCCCCGGTCAGCCACGACTTCGCCGGAATGCCACCGGCTTTGATCCAGGTCGGCTCCGGCGAGGTGCTGCTCGCCGATACCGAACTGCTGGCCCGGCGCTACGCCGAGGCCGGGGCTCCGCTCACCGTGCAGATCTGGGAGGACGCTGTGCACGTGTTCCAGGTCGCGGCCGATGTACTGCCGGATGCTCGCGATGCGATCGCGGAGATCGGCGTCTTCATGCGAGACGCGCTCGCCCGCGCGGCCGTCGCCGAATCGGCCGCGTGGTCGCAGAAGACGTCGGCCTGA